In one window of Leptospirillum ferriphilum DNA:
- a CDS encoding nitrite/sulfite reductase → MTQPEESKTAKHERIKGEKNPWEMLPEILEYARQGFGSFPEEEFNVRLRWWGLYPQGDGAGTKGGTDPFFMLRLRLPGGKLSARQFRLIGRLSAKYARGTADITVRQNIQFHWIPAEALPDIFDQLASEGMTSMGACGDDTRNITSCPLSGLDCDPRNDLADLVAEATRALNGNPVFYNLPRKFKITLCGCESECTYPEINDVGITPVRHEDGREGFSVQVGGGLSTRPHFAVRLHYFLNREQIIPLLVGIASLFRDQDVLRQKRERARLKFLFLEHGWDRERFEKELSRHLDFLPEAWVPVERHRPAQTVRDHAGFQRQKDVGKWSLGIPLNQGGLTPDLIDKIAWLSEVYADKDIRLTPQQNLLIAGISENARETVASRLAEWGLPLDGSHFLSRTVSCTGKSFCRLALVETKDWSKSLAQELDRLYPHPRKPLNIHVTGCPNDCGQQRIAEIGLQGVQFKGRDGILQDGFDLFLGGETGSRKFFNTRAGIRISQEQAAPLLSRLVGMYEDSSDPEESFHDFVLREGLETIRELLKEEIAASGQD, encoded by the coding sequence ATGACCCAACCGGAAGAATCGAAGACAGCGAAGCATGAACGGATCAAGGGAGAAAAAAATCCCTGGGAGATGCTTCCCGAAATCCTGGAATACGCCCGACAGGGATTTGGTTCCTTTCCGGAAGAAGAGTTCAACGTAAGGCTTCGCTGGTGGGGGCTTTATCCCCAGGGAGACGGGGCGGGAACAAAAGGGGGGACGGATCCGTTTTTCATGCTGCGCCTGAGGCTTCCCGGGGGAAAGCTTTCCGCCCGACAGTTTCGCCTGATCGGCCGGCTTTCCGCCAAATACGCCCGGGGAACGGCGGACATCACGGTGCGTCAGAATATCCAGTTCCACTGGATTCCGGCCGAAGCTCTTCCGGATATCTTTGACCAACTGGCCTCCGAAGGAATGACCAGCATGGGAGCCTGCGGCGATGACACCCGGAACATCACGAGCTGCCCCCTGAGCGGACTCGACTGCGATCCCCGGAACGACCTGGCGGATCTGGTCGCGGAGGCTACCCGGGCCCTGAACGGAAATCCCGTGTTCTACAACCTTCCCCGAAAATTCAAGATCACTCTGTGCGGATGCGAATCGGAATGCACCTATCCGGAAATCAACGATGTCGGGATCACCCCGGTTCGCCATGAAGACGGTCGGGAAGGGTTTTCCGTGCAGGTCGGAGGGGGGCTTTCGACCCGTCCGCATTTTGCCGTGCGCCTCCATTATTTTCTCAACCGGGAGCAGATCATCCCGCTTCTGGTCGGGATCGCAAGTCTTTTCCGGGATCAGGATGTCCTTCGGCAAAAGAGGGAACGGGCCCGGCTGAAGTTTCTGTTTCTGGAACACGGCTGGGACCGGGAACGGTTCGAAAAAGAATTGTCCCGGCACCTCGACTTTTTGCCGGAAGCCTGGGTTCCCGTCGAACGTCATCGCCCCGCCCAGACCGTCCGGGATCATGCCGGGTTTCAGAGGCAGAAAGACGTTGGCAAATGGAGCCTCGGGATCCCCCTGAATCAGGGAGGACTCACGCCCGACCTGATCGACAAGATCGCCTGGTTGTCGGAAGTTTACGCAGACAAAGACATTCGCCTCACCCCGCAGCAAAACTTACTGATCGCCGGGATTTCCGAAAATGCCCGGGAGACCGTGGCTTCCCGTCTGGCAGAGTGGGGCCTCCCTCTCGACGGGTCCCATTTTCTGTCCCGGACGGTCTCCTGCACAGGGAAAAGCTTTTGCCGGCTCGCTCTGGTCGAAACGAAAGACTGGTCAAAGAGCCTGGCCCAAGAACTCGACCGGCTTTACCCGCATCCCAGAAAACCCCTGAACATCCATGTGACGGGATGCCCCAACGACTGCGGGCAGCAGAGGATCGCGGAAATCGGCCTGCAGGGTGTTCAGTTCAAGGGGAGGGACGGGATTCTCCAGGACGGGTTCGATCTTTTTCTGGGCGGAGAGACCGGTTCCCGAAAGTTTTTCAATACGCGGGCGGGGATCCGGATTTCCCAGGAACAGGCTGCCCCTCTCCTCTCCCGTCTTGTGGGAATGTATGAAGACTCTTCGGATCCCGAAGAAAGCTTTCATGATTTTGTCCTCCGGGAAGGCCTTGAGACAATCAGGGAATTGCTCAAAGAGGAGATTGCTGCTTCCGGACAGGATTAG